A window from Elusimicrobiota bacterium encodes these proteins:
- a CDS encoding class I SAM-dependent methyltransferase — translation MSQHGAEHHYADQYLVPVILEILNRISRGRGLRLVDVGCGDGYGAACYSAAGHTVQGFDASEEEIQRARQSHPDLRLEVASVYDEDIVERWKGPVDGVVALEVVEHLFDPKAFFAQSYRLLEEGGHLILSTPYHGYWKNLALAVLGGWDRHHGVDWDGGHIKFFSKGTLAEMAQKAGFKNLRFRGVGRFPYFWKSMILTAQK, via the coding sequence ATGAGTCAGCACGGAGCCGAACATCATTACGCGGACCAGTACCTGGTCCCGGTTATTCTGGAAATTCTGAATCGGATTTCACGTGGCCGGGGTCTGCGTTTAGTGGATGTCGGATGCGGAGACGGCTACGGCGCGGCCTGCTACAGCGCGGCCGGACACACCGTCCAGGGGTTCGACGCTTCTGAGGAGGAAATCCAGCGAGCCCGCCAGTCCCACCCGGATCTTCGCTTGGAAGTGGCCTCGGTTTACGACGAGGATATCGTCGAGCGCTGGAAGGGCCCTGTGGACGGTGTCGTGGCGCTGGAGGTCGTGGAGCATCTCTTTGACCCGAAGGCGTTTTTCGCGCAGAGCTACCGGCTGCTCGAGGAAGGCGGGCACCTGATCCTTTCAACACCCTACCACGGCTACTGGAAAAATCTGGCGCTCGCTGTTCTGGGTGGCTGGGACCGGCACCATGGGGTGGATTGGGACGGCGGTCACATTAAATTCTTCTCGAAAGGCACGCTGGCGGAGATGGCGCAAAAGGCAGGTTTCAAGAATCTTCGCTTCAGGGGAGTGGGACGTTTCCCGTATTTTTGGAAGTCGATGATCTTAACGGCTCAAAAGTAA
- the pssD gene encoding PssD/Cps14F family polysaccharide biosynthesis glycosyltransferase, protein MKKIAIIASCGGHLTEARRLRPVYGKDDHFFVINDRITLPPDMEGKTCFIRHSERDWLFLVNLWEAWRILRRERPGLLLSTGAGPAVPFALVAKLLRIPVIFVEISAQVTEPSLTGRVMYYLADRFFYQWKPLGRYFPKAVYGGLLL, encoded by the coding sequence ATGAAAAAAATTGCCATCATCGCTTCGTGCGGCGGTCACTTGACCGAGGCCAGGCGCCTGCGTCCCGTCTACGGGAAGGATGACCACTTCTTTGTCATCAACGACCGGATCACACTGCCGCCGGACATGGAAGGGAAGACCTGTTTCATCCGTCATTCCGAGCGAGACTGGCTATTTTTGGTGAATCTGTGGGAAGCGTGGCGCATCCTCCGCCGGGAACGGCCCGGACTTCTGTTGAGCACCGGAGCGGGACCAGCGGTGCCTTTTGCGCTGGTTGCCAAACTGCTCCGTATCCCTGTTATCTTTGTGGAAATTTCGGCTCAGGTGACGGAGCCTTCACTCACGGGCCGTGTCATGTACTATCTGGCTGACCGCTTTTTTTATCAGTGGAAACCGCTTGGACGTTACTTTCCCAAAGCCGTTTATGGAGGGTTGTTGTTGTGA
- a CDS encoding glycosyltransferase — protein sequence MIFVTVGNATQGFSRLLEAVDALAGTPLFQGEPVFMQTGHNENFQPRHSRTEAFLSADRFLECLKEARLIICHGGCGTLLQAISLGKVPIVVPRLARYGEHVNNHQLQLIRALADEGRVIPAYEIFDLREAIRKASHNPPPPSPSTEPSPMIRLVEQAMVDLMGLGEGT from the coding sequence ATGATCTTTGTGACCGTCGGCAACGCGACTCAGGGGTTCTCCCGGCTGTTGGAAGCGGTCGACGCGCTGGCCGGTACCCCGCTCTTTCAAGGCGAGCCGGTCTTTATGCAGACGGGCCATAATGAAAACTTCCAACCCCGTCACAGCCGGACCGAAGCTTTTCTTTCCGCGGACCGTTTTCTCGAGTGCCTGAAGGAGGCCCGGCTCATCATCTGTCACGGCGGCTGCGGGACGCTTCTGCAGGCGATCTCACTCGGTAAAGTCCCCATTGTGGTGCCGCGCCTGGCTCGCTATGGCGAGCATGTGAATAACCATCAGCTTCAGTTGATCCGCGCACTGGCCGATGAAGGGCGGGTCATCCCCGCCTATGAGATTTTTGATTTACGGGAAGCGATCCGAAAAGCCAGCCATAATCCTCCGCCGCCAAGCCCCAGCACAGAACCCTCACCCATGATCCGCCTCGTCGAACAAGCGATGGTCGATCTGATGGGTCTGGGGGAGGGGACGTAG
- the wzy gene encoding O-antigen polysaccharide polymerase Wzy, whose translation MNNAVTNIRFSRLPQRPIEGRAFQVWFGYFLLSLILIPILRYVTRPDVSIVQQGLAYLVVLVCLLPSVIHLAKRQPGVPVFPIICLVYAASYALPAFYAEPLVESSWGGGILIVPARYTERALRLTLAGIIALECGFWFFRFSILNLLVPKVRLTLEAVRAQPLATVMGITGSALLWLGLTERVVIPPRLFAVYGLMIKLSLLGFGLLYWYFLKGNLRWWGRLAYVVIFAILVMLGMAMGNVRNLLDPILIVTSVNWMARKKFPWHFAMIGVLFFAFIQPIKGEYRNMVWKQGMASTSIFDRIAIWSTLSVTSWNDLLHGRRSVQSSTRSSIQRTDCIHLFGHVLTMTPRHVPFQLGKTYDYFIYTLIPRAIWPKKPNAQVANEFFGVAYGLQDPASIGTTSIGMPHLVESYVNFGALGVLFIMGILGMVYATMERLFNHENAGEGGIAIFAVILTSLINIETALAPSFGSILQSIIIYIVALRWVRERRANP comes from the coding sequence GTGAATAATGCCGTGACCAACATCCGTTTTAGCCGCCTGCCCCAGCGGCCCATCGAGGGCCGGGCGTTCCAGGTCTGGTTCGGCTATTTTCTGTTGAGTTTGATTTTAATCCCGATCCTCCGTTACGTGACGCGGCCGGACGTCTCGATCGTGCAGCAGGGGTTGGCCTATCTGGTCGTGCTGGTTTGTCTTTTGCCGAGCGTCATTCATCTGGCCAAACGTCAGCCGGGCGTGCCGGTGTTCCCGATTATCTGTCTGGTTTATGCGGCCAGTTACGCCCTGCCCGCCTTCTATGCTGAACCCTTGGTCGAATCCTCCTGGGGAGGGGGGATCCTGATCGTCCCCGCGCGATATACCGAGAGGGCGTTGCGGCTGACGCTTGCGGGAATCATCGCGCTGGAGTGCGGTTTCTGGTTCTTCCGTTTTTCCATACTGAATCTTCTGGTCCCTAAGGTACGCCTGACACTTGAGGCGGTCCGGGCGCAGCCGCTCGCCACCGTGATGGGGATCACCGGCAGCGCGCTCTTGTGGCTTGGCCTGACTGAACGCGTCGTCATTCCGCCGCGCCTGTTTGCCGTGTACGGTCTCATGATTAAATTGTCGCTGCTCGGTTTTGGCCTGTTGTACTGGTACTTTCTGAAGGGAAATCTGCGGTGGTGGGGGCGGCTGGCTTATGTCGTCATCTTCGCCATCCTGGTCATGCTGGGAATGGCGATGGGCAACGTGCGAAATCTATTGGATCCGATCCTGATCGTGACGTCTGTTAACTGGATGGCACGGAAGAAGTTCCCCTGGCACTTTGCGATGATCGGTGTCCTTTTCTTCGCTTTTATCCAGCCGATAAAAGGGGAATACCGGAATATGGTCTGGAAACAGGGGATGGCCAGTACCAGTATCTTTGACCGCATCGCGATCTGGTCGACTCTGTCTGTGACCAGTTGGAATGACCTGCTGCACGGCCGCCGGAGCGTTCAATCGAGTACCCGAAGTTCCATCCAGCGGACGGACTGTATTCATCTGTTCGGCCATGTGTTGACCATGACGCCGCGCCATGTTCCGTTCCAATTAGGGAAAACGTACGACTATTTTATTTACACCTTAATCCCGCGGGCCATCTGGCCCAAGAAGCCGAATGCCCAGGTGGCGAACGAATTTTTTGGTGTGGCCTACGGCTTACAGGACCCGGCCAGCATCGGGACAACCTCCATCGGCATGCCGCACCTGGTTGAAAGCTACGTCAATTTTGGAGCGCTGGGGGTGCTGTTCATCATGGGGATTCTGGGTATGGTCTATGCCACGATGGAACGTCTGTTTAATCATGAGAACGCCGGCGAAGGCGGCATCGCCATCTTTGCCGTTATTCTCACCAGCCTGATTAATATCGAGACGGCGTTGGCGCCATCCTTTGGTTCCATTCTCCAGAGCATCATCATTTACATTGTGGCGCTGCGCTGGGTGCGCGAACGGAGGGCCAACCCTTGA
- the asnB gene encoding asparagine synthase (glutamine-hydrolyzing): protein MCGIAGLFRTQGVVAPPEIQGVERMLDAQLHRGPDDQGLFRHPQALLGHRRLSILDTSSAGRQPMANEDQTVQVVFNGEIYNFQDLRRELETAGHRFVSRTDTEVLVHGYEAWGMEGLLEHLRGMFAFALLDLSARSGPRLFLARDRFGIKPLYYYQDHEKILFASEVRAMQASGLIPDRLNAESLLRFLELGSVPAPLTTVQKVWSLPAGHYLSLGRGPVEPTNYWDLARVLDQPVRPVTRLEAVEETRRQLLDAVQGHLISDVPLGIFLSGGIDSSSLTALASRLQPGHVTTLSVLFDEPAYDEGRYARLVARQYGTDHREIRVRRQAFEDELPRMLAAMDQPTLDGINTYVVSKAAHEAGLKVVLSGLGGDELFSGYRHLHHARWIGAAVRGISCVPPGVRGPLLSLVESLSRPSHPGVADKLWCLRDMDPASPYRLFRALFPPERIAGLLGVSVRDTERARWVPEGVDVLKRFPEEERLRLLEFDHYLQNQLLKDSDVMSMAHSLELRVPFLDHRLVEEILRLPPDVRRSSQSKGLLVEAMGPEFPREVWDRPKQGFTFPFGEWFRQKADDFEAMALEHTPLERKAVQAIWAGVRAGRLHWSRAWATVIVARFYGGSNDVIPGGNWPGIQQCRTTILDSPPVAAGNDDFRTFRFVPKPQWVVLLTDLFGALGGITTFNRALVAALRAIAKERGWALQFLVLHDAPTARRLAGADVRSFGGSRLRFFKQAVCSLRKADGAFFGHAHFSPLVWMQKKNSQSYAIAHGIDVWQKLPLLRRLGLRKMSRILAVSRYTLDQMLSRNGLSPEQGDVFPDTIDPAFNNRVVMKTRRELSLPEGPMILTVSRLSDAEHYKNIDWMIERLSDVRRDVPAAFLVVVGDGPDRSRLEALARRCGVNQQVIFAGRVSGADLPSYYEACDVFALPSEGEGFGIVFLEAMSHGKPCVGARAGGVPEVVVHDVTGLLVEPRQGSSLVAALVLLLKDAALASRFGEAGREHLEQTFSVERFRQRLETILDGRKEVL from the coding sequence ATGTGCGGCATCGCTGGCCTCTTTCGCACCCAGGGAGTTGTAGCGCCGCCGGAGATTCAGGGCGTCGAGCGGATGCTGGATGCACAGCTTCACCGCGGCCCTGACGATCAGGGGTTATTCCGCCATCCGCAGGCGCTCCTGGGCCACCGCCGTCTCTCCATTCTGGACACCTCCTCCGCCGGCCGCCAACCGATGGCCAATGAAGACCAGACCGTTCAGGTTGTTTTCAACGGGGAAATCTACAATTTTCAGGATCTGCGCCGGGAACTGGAAACCGCGGGCCATCGTTTCGTTTCGCGCACCGATACCGAGGTCCTGGTGCACGGATATGAAGCGTGGGGGATGGAAGGGCTTCTGGAACACCTGCGGGGAATGTTCGCTTTCGCGCTCTTGGATCTGTCGGCTCGCTCCGGCCCGCGCCTGTTTCTGGCCCGTGACCGTTTCGGCATTAAACCGCTTTACTACTATCAAGACCACGAGAAAATTCTTTTTGCCTCCGAGGTGCGGGCCATGCAAGCCAGCGGGCTTATCCCCGACCGGCTAAACGCCGAGAGCCTCCTGCGATTTTTGGAGCTTGGATCGGTCCCTGCTCCTCTAACCACCGTTCAAAAGGTCTGGAGTCTTCCAGCCGGACATTATCTGTCGTTGGGCCGCGGTCCGGTGGAACCCACAAACTACTGGGACCTGGCTCGAGTTTTGGATCAACCCGTCCGGCCCGTCACCCGTCTGGAAGCCGTGGAAGAAACACGCCGGCAGCTGCTGGACGCGGTTCAAGGGCACTTGATCAGCGATGTCCCGCTTGGAATTTTCCTCAGCGGAGGCATTGATTCCTCTTCACTGACGGCGCTGGCCAGCCGTCTTCAGCCGGGGCATGTCACGACGTTGTCGGTCCTCTTCGATGAACCCGCCTACGATGAGGGGCGTTACGCGCGCCTGGTGGCGCGCCAGTACGGCACAGACCACCGGGAAATCCGGGTGCGCCGGCAGGCGTTTGAAGACGAACTGCCCCGGATGCTGGCGGCGATGGACCAGCCCACACTCGACGGCATCAATACCTATGTCGTGTCCAAAGCCGCGCACGAGGCCGGACTCAAAGTGGTCCTCTCCGGACTGGGGGGGGACGAGCTGTTTTCGGGATACCGCCATCTCCATCACGCCCGGTGGATCGGCGCTGCTGTGCGTGGGATTTCGTGCGTGCCGCCGGGTGTGCGGGGTCCTTTGCTGAGCCTGGTGGAATCCCTGAGCCGTCCGTCCCATCCCGGTGTTGCGGACAAGCTCTGGTGTCTGAGGGATATGGATCCGGCCTCTCCGTATCGTCTTTTCCGAGCTCTTTTTCCGCCGGAACGCATCGCCGGGCTTCTCGGTGTAAGCGTACGCGATACCGAACGCGCGCGCTGGGTTCCTGAAGGGGTCGACGTCCTCAAGCGCTTCCCGGAGGAAGAACGCCTGCGACTTTTGGAGTTCGATCACTATCTCCAGAACCAGTTGCTGAAAGACAGCGATGTGATGAGCATGGCCCATTCGCTGGAGCTGCGTGTGCCGTTTCTAGACCATCGTCTGGTTGAGGAAATCCTGCGCCTGCCGCCGGACGTCCGGCGGTCCAGCCAGTCCAAAGGGCTTCTGGTCGAAGCGATGGGCCCGGAGTTTCCGCGGGAGGTGTGGGATCGCCCGAAGCAAGGTTTCACGTTTCCTTTCGGCGAGTGGTTCCGTCAAAAAGCGGATGATTTCGAAGCCATGGCGCTGGAGCATACGCCGCTGGAACGGAAAGCGGTGCAAGCCATCTGGGCCGGGGTTCGCGCCGGCCGCCTGCACTGGTCCCGCGCCTGGGCCACGGTGATTGTGGCTCGATTTTATGGCGGATCAAATGACGTCATCCCCGGCGGTAACTGGCCGGGGATCCAGCAATGCCGTACGACAATTTTGGATTCCCCGCCAGTGGCCGCGGGGAATGACGACTTCAGGACCTTTCGATTTGTCCCCAAACCGCAATGGGTTGTCTTGCTGACGGATCTCTTTGGAGCGCTGGGCGGTATTACGACCTTCAATCGAGCTTTGGTGGCGGCCTTGCGCGCCATCGCCAAAGAGCGAGGATGGGCGCTGCAGTTTCTGGTCTTGCATGATGCCCCGACCGCCCGGCGGCTGGCCGGTGCCGACGTGCGTTCTTTTGGAGGAAGCCGGCTCAGGTTCTTCAAACAGGCGGTTTGTTCCTTACGAAAAGCGGACGGTGCGTTCTTTGGCCATGCGCATTTCTCGCCGCTCGTCTGGATGCAAAAAAAGAACAGCCAGTCCTATGCGATCGCTCATGGAATAGATGTCTGGCAGAAGCTGCCGCTTTTGCGCCGTCTGGGTTTGCGAAAGATGTCACGGATTCTGGCGGTCAGCCGGTATACGCTCGATCAGATGCTCTCGCGCAATGGGCTATCGCCGGAGCAGGGGGATGTTTTTCCGGATACGATCGATCCTGCTTTTAACAACCGCGTGGTCATGAAAACACGGCGGGAGTTGTCTCTTCCCGAGGGCCCGATGATTCTGACTGTTTCCCGGCTGTCGGATGCGGAACATTACAAAAATATCGACTGGATGATCGAACGTCTTTCGGATGTCCGGCGGGACGTCCCAGCGGCTTTTCTGGTGGTGGTCGGCGACGGTCCTGACCGTTCCCGTCTGGAAGCCTTGGCCCGGCGCTGTGGAGTTAATCAACAGGTTATATTTGCCGGCCGTGTATCCGGAGCCGATCTTCCATCCTATTACGAGGCCTGCGATGTGTTCGCCCTGCCGAGCGAAGGCGAAGGATTCGGGATCGTTTTTCTGGAAGCGATGTCGCATGGCAAGCCCTGTGTGGGCGCGCGGGCCGGTGGTGTTCCGGAAGTGGTTGTTCATGATGTGACCGGGCTGCTCGTGGAACCCCGCCAGGGATCGTCCCTGGTCGCGGCTCTGGTGTTGTTGTTGAAAGACGCGGCACTGGCCAGCCGGTTCGGAGAAGCGGGCCGGGAACACTTGGAACAAACGTTTTCCGTTGAGCGTTTTCGTCAGCGTCTTGAAACCATTCTGGACGGAAGGAAAGAAGTGTTGTGA
- a CDS encoding SLBB domain-containing protein, with the protein MNWITAKKSITVTMTVLLLCDLLPVPELQARSRAGMIDQIEITDSERSTVVHIRGDRLGSCQPVTMKDPKGRNLPKVFLVIYDTALSEKLAGMQPGKGAVASLQASLVTDKPSPISQVVIDLAADWPSQVRSGREITVEVEKKGNLVPRDSRPSQAKPDPAALIKSDQLVQSGDSLYFAVSPAEELSRDLVVDQNGKISIPLIGAIPAAGLSTDELSRKITQELSRYVSSPKVDIFLKQSSNKQVGVSGQVGSPNSYALRPNMRLLDLIALAGGFLPSANKRQIRLLRRSGAERRLILVNAEEALVSGDTSKDVLLEAGDIIEVPRGTTGITIFGQVMRPGSYDYIHDMRMLDLVSLCHGFQDSANLRRITIIRGEPPHQTMTVVRFNSVLRNRSDGNIKLQPGDVVYVPQRSIWAASAFANALSPITMILMTVATVILATRK; encoded by the coding sequence ATGAATTGGATTACCGCCAAAAAATCAATCACGGTTACAATGACCGTTTTGTTGTTGTGCGATCTGTTGCCGGTTCCGGAGCTGCAGGCACGCTCCCGCGCCGGGATGATTGACCAGATCGAGATTACCGACAGCGAACGAAGCACCGTGGTTCATATCCGCGGCGACCGTCTGGGTTCCTGCCAGCCGGTCACCATGAAAGACCCGAAAGGCCGGAATCTCCCAAAAGTTTTTCTGGTCATCTACGACACCGCGTTGTCGGAAAAGCTCGCCGGCATGCAGCCGGGCAAAGGCGCGGTCGCCTCCCTTCAGGCCAGTCTTGTGACGGACAAACCCTCGCCGATTTCGCAGGTGGTGATCGACCTGGCCGCGGACTGGCCTTCGCAGGTTCGCAGCGGCCGTGAGATAACGGTGGAAGTGGAGAAAAAAGGCAATCTGGTTCCGCGAGACAGTCGGCCTTCTCAAGCCAAGCCGGATCCGGCCGCTCTGATCAAGTCCGATCAGCTCGTGCAGTCCGGAGACAGCCTGTATTTTGCGGTCAGTCCGGCCGAAGAGCTGTCGCGTGATCTGGTCGTGGACCAAAACGGCAAAATCTCCATCCCTCTGATCGGCGCGATCCCGGCGGCCGGCCTGTCCACGGATGAGTTAAGCCGGAAGATCACGCAGGAGTTGTCCCGCTATGTCAGTTCGCCGAAGGTGGACATCTTTCTTAAACAATCCAGCAATAAGCAGGTGGGTGTTTCAGGCCAGGTCGGTTCGCCGAACTCCTACGCGTTACGACCGAATATGAGGCTGCTCGACTTGATCGCGCTGGCCGGCGGTTTTCTTCCCAGCGCCAATAAACGGCAGATCCGTCTCCTGCGGCGCAGCGGGGCTGAGCGGCGGCTGATTCTGGTGAACGCTGAAGAAGCTCTGGTGAGCGGCGATACGAGTAAAGATGTCCTTCTGGAAGCCGGCGATATCATCGAAGTGCCGCGGGGCACTACGGGGATTACGATCTTCGGGCAAGTCATGAGACCCGGTTCCTATGACTATATCCACGACATGCGCATGCTGGACCTGGTTTCGCTGTGCCATGGTTTCCAGGATAGCGCCAATCTGCGGCGCATCACCATTATCCGGGGAGAGCCTCCCCATCAGACCATGACGGTTGTCCGTTTTAATAGCGTGCTGCGAAACCGTTCGGACGGCAATATCAAGCTTCAACCGGGAGACGTCGTCTACGTGCCGCAGCGCTCCATCTGGGCCGCCAGCGCCTTTGCCAACGCGTTGTCGCCCATTACCATGATCCTCATGACGGTGGCCACCGTGATCTTAGCGACGAGGAAATAG
- a CDS encoding polysaccharide biosynthesis tyrosine autokinase, with product MELQEELTIRDFLHLVRRRRKEFFVCWAVIFSAVAIYTFSVTPLYRADAYLHVQMSEDNSRTMEGAINLVTSQPTFNVEQLISPQVFEDALARLNPGVRLGRTQLDELTVTFERRVRAQYEDRERQMVSLSVVSPVPVKAMTEANALAHAAVKVVGQDLTAKQHRTKQFVESQLKEVAKKLRDSEDRLRRLRERIDPQSAGSYLIGKLMELRGRRTELLQKYTGSHPTVKQLNAEIRTLEKQVQELPNQEIDIGRITREVRLNEELFTMLAKRLEDANIIESARIAPISIVYEAVEPTLPESPNKKFNLVAGLLIGLLISLIVVLVHQHFDTSMVTPEEIEQFLQLPVLAAISHIERRQTSSNKPAGPVLRKPDPLGEMRSRLILHFPPQSSNAEVHHLLRNNLMKDVQSGHSQIYLFTSAINGEGKSITAANFAIAAAQAGLPTLLVEADLRKPMVSKLFGLPAEPGLTNYFYSSPHWETSIARWEQIARGTAHLGEAINLSGITNLHVLTSGKLPTNPISLFSSDRLKQLMQAMRQRFPLIIMDGAPALLFADSSIMGPLADGVVLVYRFGHTGREVLRRAHNQLISSNAKIIGVVVNDIVQTDVADYGGYYGAYKHYEEEPPAPKPKPE from the coding sequence TTGGAACTTCAAGAAGAACTGACGATCCGGGATTTTCTCCACTTAGTCCGCCGGCGGCGGAAGGAGTTTTTTGTCTGCTGGGCCGTCATTTTCAGCGCGGTGGCCATCTACACCTTTTCGGTGACGCCGCTCTACCGGGCGGATGCCTACCTGCATGTCCAGATGTCGGAGGACAACAGCCGCACGATGGAGGGAGCCATCAATCTGGTGACCTCTCAGCCAACCTTCAATGTGGAGCAATTAATTTCGCCGCAGGTGTTTGAGGACGCTCTGGCCCGTCTGAATCCAGGGGTTCGCCTGGGCCGGACCCAACTCGATGAATTGACCGTGACGTTTGAAAGACGAGTCCGCGCCCAGTATGAGGATCGCGAACGCCAGATGGTTTCTCTTTCGGTCGTATCGCCCGTGCCGGTCAAAGCGATGACGGAGGCCAATGCGCTGGCGCATGCCGCGGTGAAGGTGGTCGGCCAGGACCTCACCGCCAAGCAGCACCGGACCAAGCAGTTTGTGGAATCCCAGCTGAAGGAAGTGGCCAAAAAACTCCGTGATTCCGAGGACCGGCTGCGCCGGTTGCGGGAGCGGATTGACCCTCAATCCGCCGGGAGTTATTTGATCGGGAAGCTGATGGAGCTGCGCGGCCGGCGGACCGAACTGCTCCAAAAATACACCGGGTCTCACCCGACGGTTAAACAGCTGAACGCTGAAATACGGACTCTTGAAAAACAGGTGCAGGAGCTGCCCAATCAGGAAATTGATATCGGACGGATCACCCGCGAGGTGCGTTTGAATGAAGAGCTTTTTACGATGCTGGCCAAGCGTTTGGAAGACGCCAATATTATTGAGTCCGCACGGATCGCTCCGATTTCCATCGTCTATGAAGCGGTTGAGCCGACCCTCCCCGAATCACCGAACAAGAAATTCAATTTAGTCGCGGGGTTGCTGATCGGGTTGTTGATCTCCTTGATCGTTGTGCTGGTCCACCAGCACTTTGATACGTCGATGGTAACTCCCGAGGAGATCGAGCAGTTTCTTCAATTGCCGGTGCTGGCGGCCATTTCCCATATTGAGCGGCGGCAGACCTCGTCGAACAAGCCGGCCGGACCTGTTTTGCGGAAGCCGGATCCGTTGGGCGAAATGCGTTCGCGCCTGATCCTTCATTTCCCGCCACAGTCTTCCAACGCAGAGGTTCATCATCTGCTCCGCAACAACCTGATGAAGGATGTTCAAAGCGGCCACAGCCAGATTTATCTGTTCACCAGCGCCATCAACGGGGAGGGGAAAAGCATCACCGCCGCCAATTTCGCCATTGCAGCGGCCCAGGCCGGCCTGCCGACGCTTCTGGTGGAAGCGGACCTGCGCAAGCCCATGGTATCCAAGCTTTTTGGTTTGCCGGCGGAGCCGGGGCTGACAAATTATTTTTATTCGTCTCCGCACTGGGAGACCTCCATCGCCCGCTGGGAGCAGATTGCCAGGGGAACGGCCCATCTCGGGGAGGCCATCAATCTTTCGGGGATCACGAATCTGCATGTGTTGACGTCCGGCAAACTGCCGACCAATCCGATTTCCCTTTTCAGTTCGGACCGCCTGAAACAGTTGATGCAGGCCATGCGCCAGCGGTTTCCACTGATCATCATGGACGGCGCGCCCGCACTCCTGTTCGCGGATTCCTCCATTATGGGGCCGCTGGCTGACGGCGTGGTACTCGTGTACCGTTTCGGCCATACCGGCCGCGAAGTCTTGCGCCGGGCGCATAACCAGCTGATCTCTTCGAACGCGAAGATCATAGGGGTCGTGGTCAACGATATCGTCCAAACCGACGTGGCGGACTACGGCGGCTACTACGGCGCCTACAAGCATTACGAAGAAGAACCACCGGCGCCGAAGCCAAAGCCGGAGTAA
- a CDS encoding glycosyltransferase, with the protein MAHIVPSFFPATVYGGPTQSVYRLCQALSRQGCRIRVLTTNANGPSDTLKAAETRDVSGFPVRYCRRLAPESISLELLGRLPEILRWADVVHLMAVYSFPVIPTLALAKVMRKPVLWSPRGALQRWEHTRHVGLKRAWEGGCRWMLPADFLFHFTSEDEKKQSLARFPGKESLVIPNGVEIPEAPGHVPAEGQFRMVYLGRINPIKGLENLLQACRLFDRPETGNWTLTIAGDGTSDYVAALKALAVELGVGRRVRWLGAVSSAQKGELFARADAAVVPSHSESFGIVIAEALAHGVPVIASTGTPWSRLEEKRCGFWVSNHPTYLFEAMEQMRRNDRRPMGERGRAWVRQEFSWERLAAQVMDGYRTLQTSHQLRRIGEPS; encoded by the coding sequence GTGGCGCACATCGTTCCCTCCTTCTTCCCGGCCACGGTTTACGGCGGACCGACGCAGTCTGTTTACCGGCTCTGCCAGGCGCTGTCGCGGCAGGGTTGCCGGATCCGCGTGCTTACGACGAATGCCAACGGTCCCTCCGATACGCTGAAAGCGGCGGAGACCCGGGATGTTTCCGGTTTCCCCGTTCGCTACTGCCGCCGGTTAGCGCCGGAATCAATTTCACTGGAACTCCTGGGACGCTTGCCGGAAATTCTACGCTGGGCGGATGTGGTTCATCTCATGGCGGTATATTCCTTCCCGGTGATACCGACACTGGCGCTGGCGAAAGTCATGCGTAAGCCGGTCCTGTGGTCGCCACGGGGCGCGTTGCAGCGCTGGGAACACACCCGGCATGTGGGTCTGAAACGCGCGTGGGAAGGCGGCTGTCGCTGGATGCTCCCGGCCGATTTCCTGTTCCATTTCACCTCTGAGGACGAAAAGAAACAAAGTCTGGCGCGTTTCCCCGGGAAAGAGTCGCTGGTTATTCCCAACGGCGTGGAGATCCCGGAGGCGCCGGGTCATGTTCCGGCTGAAGGGCAATTTCGAATGGTTTATCTTGGCCGGATTAATCCGATCAAGGGATTGGAGAATCTGCTGCAAGCTTGCCGCCTGTTTGATCGTCCGGAAACAGGGAATTGGACTCTGACGATTGCCGGGGACGGTACGTCTGATTACGTCGCCGCACTGAAGGCATTGGCTGTCGAGCTTGGAGTGGGGCGGCGCGTGCGGTGGCTGGGAGCTGTTTCTTCCGCGCAAAAGGGAGAGTTGTTTGCCCGGGCGGATGCCGCCGTGGTCCCGTCTCACTCGGAAAGCTTCGGGATTGTGATCGCCGAAGCCCTGGCGCATGGCGTGCCGGTCATCGCCAGCACGGGAACCCCCTGGTCGCGCCTGGAGGAGAAACGGTGCGGGTTCTGGGTTTCCAATCATCCGACCTATCTTTTTGAGGCGATGGAACAAATGCGCCGCAATGACCGTCGTCCCATGGGGGAACGGGGCCGCGCCTGGGTCCGGCAGGAATTCAGCTGGGAGCGTCTGGCCGCACAGGTCATGGACGGATATCGGACGCTTCAAACAAGCCACCAGTTGCGCCGGATAGGAGAGCCGTCATGA